Within the Equus przewalskii isolate Varuska chromosome 1, EquPr2, whole genome shotgun sequence genome, the region CCAGCTTTGGTTTTTCTTATCACTTGTGTGACTAACACTTCCTTAGTTTGTGGACATTATGTTCCCTTTGTAGTTGAGCtctgaggatgaggaggaagatgaAGCAGAGGAAGGCCAGTCTGAGTCTTCAGGAAAGAAATCTGTAAAAGGAACAGCTAAGAAATATGTTCCACCACGCTTGGTTCCGGTACATTATGGTATGAACTGTGAGCAGCTGCCTCCTCAGCATGAAttgtgtttctcttctctgttctggGATAACTCTTGCTGATTTTTATCACATAGATGAAACGGAAGCTGAGCGGGAGAAGAAGCGCCTGGAACGAGCCAAGAGACGGGCACTGAGCAGCTCTGTCATTCGTGAGCTTAAGGAACAGTACTCAGATGCTCCAGAGGAAATCCGTGATGCTCGGCATCCTCATGTTACTCGCCAGAGTCAGGAGGATCAACACAGGTTTGAGCCCTTCCAATTAGAAATTGTTTCTCCGCTGTAGAGACCTACCCTTGTGCTTTGGTTGAATTTAATTAAGTATGGTACCAAGAGAACTCACAGTATATAGAAAGTGGAGTGAAAAACTTGGAGTGACAGTTTCTAAGAATTAGGGGTTTGAGGTATAGAATAGGAActaggaaaaaaacctttttttcctaattgtttaAGTTGAGCAACTGCTATATGAAGAAGAACATGCGCAGTTCCACCCAGTAGGgctttaaaattctgtattatCACAGCTTTCACTTTTGTGCAGAGGGCAATAAAGGCAGGTTTTTGTGATGGCATCAACAGTGCTAGGTAAGTTCAGGGAAGAAAAGTAGAGAAGCAATTGTGACTTGAGTACAGATTAGTCAGCTTTGCTCAGGTGGCAGTCTCAGCAGTTGATAGATGTGAGTGAAAGGGCGTATGTAGGGAGTCCTGTTTATGGAGCTGAAATATGAGAATTTTATGATATAATAGTTTAAATATTCCTTTGGATAGGCTGTGAGTTCGTTTCTAGGGAGGAAGGAAGTTCTGGCACAAAGAACGTTTCATTGAGGAAGCTCAGCATTGAGCATTCAGTATGTCCTTACTAAATACCATATTGATGTGCTATGAAATTTCTTGAGAACTGTCTGAACAAGGGATGAGTAAATACCTGGGCTCAGGTTCTTGGCTgcagctttctgtctctgtggactgAGTGTGCTGGAAACAGTGTCTGTATTTCTCTGGCAGGATTAACTATGAGGAGAGCATGATGGTGCGTTTAAGTGTCAGTAAGCGAGAGAAAGGACGGCGAAAACGAGCAAATGTCATGAGCTCACAGCTTCATTCCCTCACGCACTTCAGTGACATCAGTGCTTTGACAGGAGGAACGCCTCATCTTGATGAGGTGAGATTGTGATACAGTGGTGGAAGGTGACGTTCGTGCTTTCGGCCAAGTGTATTAGGGGCTTGTTACCATGAGGAACTTGGGGAGAGACACTAACACTTGGAAGCACATTGCCATTCCTTCACTTTTCCGTCTGTCTCCAGGATCAGAATCCTGTTAAGAAGCGGAAGAAGATACCTAAGAAAGGTCAGAAGAAAAAAGGTCAGTGAATGGTAGGACTTAGGTGGTCAAATGCAGGGTGGGGAGAATGAACTAGGATGCCAACTCTCTGGATTTGCCATTCTGGGTCCTACCAATTCCAGTGGTTATCTCTTCCGTACTGGGCATTAATCTCTTTAGatgggcttttatttttcttctttctgaagctGAAAATCAGCATCATTTACAAAAGAGATTTCTGGATTCCATCTCTCAGGTCCCACCACCCATTTGGGCTTCCTTAAGTACAGCTATAGAAGGATCGCTTGAAGGAACTGTTGTCCCATTTCACTTTCATTCCTACGTCTAGTCTTTTGTCCTGGGAGAACAGAGAGAGTACTGACTAGGGGACCTGCCCCTATTGAGCCTTTCTGTGTAGATATCCTTTTTTTCTGTCCCTTCAGcttttccagctctcttttgcCTCATTCTTGGTTTCCCTTCCTTTCAGGTTTTCGGAGGCGGCGGTGATTATGggtgtacatatttatatatatttttgtcatccTGGGATGCTTCTAATTTCACTGTATGTAGGTTTTTTCCTTGGAATTCATTAATTGTTTGCCCTGGACATGTGGAAAGTTCTTTATTAATAAAAGTGATTGTACTTACGAATTGAAGGCCTTTTTGCACATGTATTGTATGACTGGAATCACTGGGTATGGGGTATTTTTGGTGAGAGGGTCATGAAAAGGGAAAGATGAGATTTTTGGGGAGTGAGTGAAGTTTGGCTTTATATAGTTTTCTTTGGTAATAGATTTTCCCCAGAAACTAGAAATTGGTTATTTAACCAAAAAAATTATTGTGAGATTAGAAAAGTATGGTAATCTCTTTGACCCCACATTCCTCTGAACTTCTGTATGATTTGTTATAATACAGGTATCTCAAATACATGGATGTTAAGTTTTATTAATGTATCTTTCTGGCCACCAGGTGGCATTAGTGGTTCAGGAAACCTTTGGCGCTTGACTATAATTAAAAGCGAGATAGAGCCGTTCCTCATCAGCAAGAGTTATTCTTGTCTCCACTTctctgaatgtttttctttctaaaatagcGTGAACGTAGTGCTGATCTTTGGTCAGTAGAGTGTATCTGGAGAGAATAGTACAGCAAATGAGAAGACTAggtatagttttgtgtttttcagcCTCTTTGACCTTCTTTCAACTAAAACCTCAGTTTATCAGTCAGTAATGCCAGCCCTTTTACAAAGAGCTTGCAAAAGAATGCCAGAAAATAGGCAGACAGAAGATTCTTAGCTTGAAgaccaaaagaatgaaaattctgCAGAAATACCAGCCCAAGTCAGGAGACTGGTGGGAATTACGAATCTGAGATCCTGTATTTTCCGGAGAATGACCTTCTCTGTTGGTGAGAGATCTCTCAGGCCTTAGATAATACAGGAAGTGAAAAAGGAACGGAACGAGAAGTTGAGGAGTCTGACTTAATTCATTGGAGTGTTTTTAAGGGCGTGGGGTCTCAGGAACACCTAATTTAGTGTCTGGCATTCCTGATCATTGTCATGGAGAGGGATATGATTTGGGTCATTACATCACTAAAACCTATTGATTCCGAATCCTATGGATCTGGATTTATACTGGTCTTCCCACTTGGGGCAGGGGTCTTTTCAGTCAGCTGCAGCCTGATAGAAAGTAGTTAGGAGACAACTTAGTACTGTCTTCTGTTAACTCTggcctttaatttttctcagctgaaaaataaatgtgttcgACTGAAGCACTGAGATTCCCTCCAAACCAAAGAGCCTAGAGCTGTTTTTCATGGATGACATCAAAATAGGTGTCTGGGGCCCCTAACTTTTGTCCCTGGCAGATCTGAGGGAGCCTGATGTGCCTAGGGCCTTCATACTTCTGTTTCCTCAAGTGAACCTAAGCAAAGAGCCACGAGAACAGATTTAGAGATTCCTTTCCCTTTCTGGCTGAATTAACTGGACAAGAGGTTCAGTTCAAAGGTGCTTTAATTAGTTAGGTCTTCCACATTAACTTCTTATTTAGGAATAGTAACTATTGCATTTGCTTctaatttattaagatttttggATTATGGGACCTGCCAAGGGAAAGgaagtgcctttttttttaagatcttattTTGTGTTATGTACTGACCTAAGTGCTTTACACTTGGTCCTTGTAAAATATATGCCATCTTTATTTTACTAGTGAGGAAACTAAAGACTTGGGTTGTTTGCCCAAGGTGACATGGCTGTTAAGTTAGAGAACCAGTACTTGGGGAACACAGAAGATGGAGGACCTCAGGTGGCCTGAGGTTTATGAAAATCTTCAaggtttttctttaagaaaagaaaaaaaaaaacattggtaGGTAGATTATAACCCTtagctccccactccccacttccccctttCTATTTGAGAAACCCCAAGTTCCAGATACTATTTTGGCCTCTTGGTATAGCAGTGAACTGAACGGACAAAAAATCCCTGCCATTGTGGATCATATAATCATTCAATCCAGTCTTTTATCCCAGGACATCTTGTTACCCCTAGCCTTCTAGGTGACAGGcattatttgaaagaattttccaacaaaaagaggaataatttCTGAGAATATTTGCACCAGAGTCATCAAACAATGTTTAGAGTGCACTATTGACAAAGTTTTACATGGATTCTCGATGTTTGAAACAGACATAGAGGCGTGAGTGAGGTTACTTTGGTTGAGTGGGGATGGAGGGTTCTGGAGCTCCATCTTATGGCCCACCTTCTCCAAGATTTCTGAGAAGTGCGAGGGATCTTTATAGAAtatagtttgaaaaccactgttaacAGTAGTAGAGCAAGGGAACTTAagaatttcagggtttttttataGCTGGTGgtgtttgcatttctttctcctatttttagGCACAGATTCAGTTCTCTGATCATTTGGATCACATGAATGTCAGATTTCCTCAGTGCATTTCTAACAACAGATCATTTTCAATGTTCACTAAGTAATATCTGTCATTAGTGCACATCAGCACCTGTTTAGTTTTATCATGTAGTGGTAAGAGGAGTCTTGCCTTTGTTCTGGACAAATAATTTAGCATCTCTACCTTAGTTTTTTCATCTGAGGGAGTGGAGAATAGGGTTTGACCAAGGCTGTTTTTGCCTCTAAAGCTTTGTTTTATTGGAATTTTCTGAAAGCTTGGGGAAATGTTTGTCAGGAGTTCACAGCAGTCTTCATGGATACCTTAttagaaaaatgtttcatttatgaGGAAACGATGACTTGATTGTGTCTGTTTTCAGCACCACGGAGAGTTCAAGTTGCCCCATCTCTTTCCTTATGTTGGGTTGGTGGAAGGTACATAGAGCTGTGTGCTGTAGACCTGCCCCTTTACAGAGCCCAGTTTATCTGTCCAGTCTCCAGTTCTGACTGGTGTGGATTCAGTCAGAGCAACAGTCCTGGGTGTCCCTGTCTTCCCTGGGATCTTTTAGGTGTGCAAACCTCAGGTTGATGTTTAGACTTATCCAGAGATTTGGCCAACTTGATGGagtcatatgagtgaaatctgaCTTCTGCTCTATTGGTAACAACATTCATATTGTGATGCACAAGATTTTTAACAGCCCTTGAGAAAGACTCAGTCTGTCCCGTACTCATTGCTTACAGACCCTTGAGG harbors:
- the NGDN gene encoding neuroguidin isoform X1 — protein: MAASGVVESDLQSAVTLLKNLQEQVTAVTAQVQALTKKVQARAFPTEKGLSLLEVKDQLLLMYLMDLSHLILDKASGGSLQGHAAVLRLVEIRTVLEKLRPLDQKLKYQIDKLVKTAATGSLSENDPLRFKPRPSNMMSKLSSEDEEEDEAEEGQSESSGKKSVKGTAKKYVPPRLVPVHYDETEAEREKKRLERAKRRALSSSVIRELKEQYSDAPEEIRDARHPHVTRQSQEDQHRINYEESMMVRLSVSKREKGRRKRANVMSSQLHSLTHFSDISALTGGTPHLDEDQNPVKKRKKIPKKGQKKKGFRRRR
- the NGDN gene encoding neuroguidin isoform X2, whose amino-acid sequence is MAASGVVESDLQSAVTLLKNLQEQVTAVTAQVQALTKKVQARAFPTEKVLEKLRPLDQKLKYQIDKLVKTAATGSLSENDPLRFKPRPSNMMSKLSSEDEEEDEAEEGQSESSGKKSVKGTAKKYVPPRLVPVHYDETEAEREKKRLERAKRRALSSSVIRELKEQYSDAPEEIRDARHPHVTRQSQEDQHRINYEESMMVRLSVSKREKGRRKRANVMSSQLHSLTHFSDISALTGGTPHLDEDQNPVKKRKKIPKKGQKKKGFRRRR